The Oscillatoria sp. FACHB-1407 genome includes a window with the following:
- a CDS encoding helix-turn-helix domain-containing protein, protein MSSTKSLPISTLVRQLRQDLNLSQEKFAAKLGVSFKTVNRWERGHTLPSPMALKRIEDLSYEMGDSGRVLLKQYCPEGELDV, encoded by the coding sequence ATGTCCTCGACTAAATCATTGCCCATCTCAACCTTGGTTCGCCAGTTACGACAGGATCTCAATCTGTCTCAGGAGAAATTTGCGGCAAAATTGGGCGTTTCCTTTAAAACGGTGAATCGGTGGGAGCGAGGACATACTTTACCATCTCCAATGGCACTGAAACGGATTGAAGATTTATCGTACGAAATGGGCGACTCTGGGAGAGTCTTGTTGAAACAGTATTGCCCAGAGGGAGAATTGGATGTCTGA